One genomic segment of Trichococcus shcherbakoviae includes these proteins:
- a CDS encoding acetyl-CoA carboxylase biotin carboxylase subunit — MFTKVLIANRGEIAVRIIRACHELGIQTVAVYSEADREALHTQLATQAICIGPAKASDSYLNMTSILSAAVVTGAQAIHPGFGFLSENSAFATMCEEMNIRFIGPSSTIIDLMGNKANARKTMIAAGVPVTPGSEGYISSYEEAVLQAEKIGYPVILKAAAGGGGKGMRKVYQENGLEAAFSQAKAEAKAAFGDDRMYLEKIITPARHIEVQILGDSFGNVVHLGERDCSLQRNHQKVLEESPSTFISEETRKAMGDVAIRAAKHVGYTNAGTIEFLVDADQRFYFMEMNTRIQVEHPVTEMATGIDIVKEQLRIASGEPLSFTQDEVVITGHTIECRINAENPALGFRPSSGKIDYLFLPSGGNGLRVESAMYGGYTIPPFYDSMIAKIITKGENRSEAIAKMRRALQELVIEGVDTNQYFQEDILQDPNFISGDYDTEYLQNVFLKTWAPEEEESE; from the coding sequence ATGTTTACGAAGGTATTGATCGCAAACAGAGGAGAAATTGCTGTCAGGATCATTCGTGCTTGTCATGAATTAGGAATCCAGACGGTAGCGGTCTATTCTGAAGCTGACCGCGAAGCGTTGCATACCCAACTGGCCACTCAGGCTATTTGTATCGGGCCTGCAAAAGCGAGCGATTCCTATTTGAATATGACAAGCATTTTGAGTGCGGCAGTCGTTACAGGAGCCCAAGCCATCCATCCAGGCTTCGGTTTCCTCTCGGAAAACAGTGCATTCGCCACGATGTGCGAAGAAATGAATATCCGATTCATCGGACCTTCTTCCACCATCATCGACCTGATGGGCAACAAAGCAAACGCCCGCAAAACGATGATCGCAGCAGGCGTGCCCGTAACCCCGGGAAGCGAAGGCTACATCTCTTCTTATGAAGAGGCAGTGCTGCAAGCAGAGAAAATCGGTTATCCGGTCATCCTGAAAGCTGCCGCTGGCGGCGGCGGTAAAGGGATGCGGAAAGTCTACCAAGAAAACGGTTTGGAGGCAGCCTTCAGCCAAGCGAAGGCGGAAGCTAAGGCAGCCTTCGGGGATGACCGCATGTATCTTGAAAAGATCATTACCCCGGCTCGCCATATCGAAGTGCAGATTTTAGGGGATTCATTCGGCAATGTTGTCCATCTGGGCGAACGCGATTGCTCCCTTCAGCGTAATCATCAGAAAGTGCTGGAAGAGAGCCCGTCCACGTTCATCTCTGAAGAGACACGCAAAGCGATGGGGGACGTCGCCATCCGTGCGGCTAAACATGTCGGCTACACCAACGCTGGCACTATCGAGTTTCTCGTTGATGCGGACCAACGTTTCTATTTCATGGAAATGAACACGCGTATCCAAGTGGAGCATCCGGTAACCGAAATGGCGACTGGCATCGATATCGTCAAGGAACAATTGCGCATCGCGAGCGGTGAGCCTTTGTCCTTTACGCAAGATGAGGTTGTCATCACCGGTCACACGATCGAGTGCCGTATCAACGCTGAAAATCCGGCTTTGGGCTTCCGCCCTTCATCCGGGAAAATCGACTACCTATTCTTGCCTAGCGGCGGGAATGGACTGCGTGTCGAAAGCGCCATGTATGGAGGATATACGATTCCGCCATTCTATGACTCGATGATCGCCAAAATCATCACAAAAGGCGAGAACAGAAGTGAGGCAATCGCCAAAATGAGGCGTGCGCTTCAGGAACTTGTCATCGAGGGAGTCGACACGAACCAATACTTCCAGGAAGATATTCTGCAGGATCCTAATTTCATTTCCGGAGATTACGATACGGAATATCTTCAGAATGTGTTCCTGAAAACGTGGGCACCTGAAGAAGAGGAAAGTGAATAA
- the accA gene encoding acetyl-CoA carboxylase carboxyl transferase subunit alpha: MKDVKEIITSARSISRLTATEMIHAICEGFVEFHGDRKFGDDPAIVGGIALLDDMPVTVIGTQKGHDVTENVYRNFGSPHPEGYRKAIRLMKQAEKFNRPIVTFINTSGAFCDVDSEDRGIGEAIAESLLVMSQLTVPFIAIFIGEGGSGGALALAMGNEVWMLENTMYSVLSPEGFASILWKDSSRSDEAAKVMKLTPDDLFSLDVIDKIIMETRRKVARKSDDVMLELKRELSAKLKELKQLTPAELVEQRQKRFRNY; encoded by the coding sequence GTGAAGGATGTCAAAGAAATTATCACATCTGCAAGAAGCATCTCCCGTCTGACGGCGACAGAAATGATCCATGCCATCTGTGAAGGTTTCGTTGAATTCCACGGCGACAGAAAGTTCGGTGACGACCCTGCTATCGTCGGTGGAATCGCATTGCTGGATGACATGCCGGTAACTGTCATTGGAACACAAAAAGGCCATGATGTGACTGAAAATGTCTACCGGAATTTCGGATCCCCACATCCGGAGGGCTATCGGAAGGCGATTCGTTTGATGAAACAGGCGGAGAAATTCAATCGTCCGATCGTAACTTTCATCAATACCTCAGGTGCTTTTTGCGACGTCGACTCTGAGGATCGAGGCATCGGTGAAGCAATCGCTGAATCGCTTTTGGTGATGAGTCAATTGACGGTTCCTTTCATCGCCATCTTCATCGGCGAGGGAGGCAGCGGCGGTGCCTTGGCGCTCGCAATGGGCAACGAGGTATGGATGTTGGAGAATACCATGTATTCTGTCCTTTCCCCGGAAGGCTTTGCATCCATTTTATGGAAAGATTCTTCACGATCCGATGAAGCAGCCAAAGTAATGAAGTTGACGCCTGATGATCTCTTTTCATTGGACGTCATTGACAAAATCATTATGGAAACCCGCAGGAAAGTGGCCCGTAAATCGGATGATGTCATGTTGGAACTGAAGCGGGAATTAAGTGCCAAGCTGAAAGAGCTGAAGCAACTGACTCCAGCTGAATTGGTCGAGCAACGACAGAAACGATTCCGCAACTATTGA
- a CDS encoding class I SAM-dependent RNA methyltransferase, with protein MKTYQLMATAASGIEAITGNELKKMGYNVQVENGKAYFSGTEADIITTNLWLRTADRIKIVFGKFEAKTFDDLFEQTKALPWEQILPMDAEFPVSGKSQKSTLYSVPDCQAIVKKAIVNRLSEYYHRRTRLPESGALYPIEVAINKDEVILTIDTSGSSLFKRGYRSEKGGAPLKENMAAALVMLTNWFPDRPFYDPTCGSGTIPIEAALIGLNIAPGLKRSFPSEEWNIFEEGLWDRIRNEAKAAANFDVKLDIGGSDIDPHVIAIAKSNAEKAGVADYVTFKQLALADFTTTKEYGTIVCNPPYGERLSDQEEIEILYKEMGQVFRPLKTWSKYILTSELLFEEFYGERATKKRKLYNGRLRTDFFQYWGTRPPRIKKELDASETKEK; from the coding sequence ATGAAAACATATCAATTAATGGCTACGGCCGCAAGCGGCATCGAAGCCATCACCGGCAATGAGCTGAAAAAAATGGGCTACAACGTCCAGGTCGAGAACGGCAAAGCCTACTTCTCCGGTACGGAAGCGGACATCATCACCACCAACCTGTGGCTGCGCACCGCTGACCGCATCAAAATCGTATTCGGCAAATTCGAAGCAAAAACTTTCGATGATCTTTTCGAACAAACGAAAGCTTTGCCATGGGAACAAATCCTACCGATGGATGCGGAATTCCCTGTTTCCGGCAAATCGCAAAAATCGACCTTATACAGTGTCCCCGATTGCCAAGCAATCGTCAAAAAGGCCATCGTCAACCGCCTGAGCGAATACTACCACCGTCGTACCCGTTTGCCTGAATCCGGCGCACTCTATCCGATCGAAGTGGCCATCAACAAGGATGAAGTGATCCTGACGATCGACACGAGCGGTTCCAGCCTTTTCAAACGCGGTTACCGTTCCGAAAAAGGCGGCGCACCATTGAAGGAAAATATGGCAGCCGCTTTGGTGATGTTGACCAATTGGTTCCCTGACCGCCCCTTCTATGACCCAACTTGCGGTTCCGGCACGATTCCGATCGAAGCCGCTCTGATCGGCCTGAACATCGCGCCTGGATTGAAGCGCTCATTCCCTTCCGAAGAATGGAACATTTTTGAAGAAGGTTTATGGGATCGCATCCGCAATGAAGCAAAAGCTGCCGCCAACTTCGATGTGAAGTTGGATATCGGAGGTTCGGACATCGATCCGCACGTCATCGCCATCGCGAAGAGCAATGCCGAAAAAGCAGGTGTTGCGGATTATGTCACTTTCAAACAATTGGCTTTGGCCGACTTCACGACTACCAAGGAATACGGCACGATCGTCTGCAACCCGCCATACGGTGAGCGACTTTCCGATCAGGAAGAGATCGAGATACTCTACAAAGAGATGGGCCAAGTTTTCCGTCCATTGAAGACATGGAGCAAATACATCCTGACGAGCGAATTGCTTTTCGAAGAATTCTACGGCGAAAGAGCCACGAAAAAACGCAAACTCTACAACGGCAGATTGCGTACCGATTTCTTCCAATATTGGGGAACGCGCCCGCCAAGAATCAAAAAAGAACTTGACGCCAGCGAAACCAAAGAAAAATAA
- the accB gene encoding acetyl-CoA carboxylase biotin carboxyl carrier protein: MNIEDVKSLISLIDESTLTELHYQTGDFQLLLSKNKLVQSNQQSNDSVPAAAPTPTVTAPVQNIKEAVSEATAKKEGQIITSPIVGVVYLAPTPDAKPYATKGQNIAKGDVVCLVEAMKLMNEIKSEFDGEIVEVLVENEQIVEYNQPLFRIV; encoded by the coding sequence GTGAATATTGAAGATGTAAAAAGCCTTATTTCCTTGATCGATGAATCAACCTTGACTGAATTACATTATCAGACAGGCGACTTTCAACTTTTGTTGTCCAAGAACAAGTTAGTTCAATCGAACCAGCAATCAAACGACAGCGTTCCGGCAGCAGCTCCAACTCCAACAGTGACTGCTCCGGTCCAAAACATCAAAGAAGCCGTTTCTGAAGCGACTGCGAAAAAAGAAGGACAGATCATTACTTCTCCGATTGTCGGTGTTGTGTACCTAGCACCGACTCCGGATGCGAAACCGTATGCCACTAAAGGTCAGAATATCGCTAAAGGCGACGTTGTCTGCTTGGTGGAAGCAATGAAACTTATGAATGAAATCAAAAGCGAATTCGATGGGGAAATCGTTGAAGTGTTGGTTGAAAATGAACAAATCGTTGAATACAACCAACCGCTGTTCCGCATCGTCTAA
- a CDS encoding aldo/keto reductase, translated as MDYVKFGNTGMDVSRICLGAMGFGNPNSGFHNWVLEEEESRKVIKSALDLGINFFDTANIYSYGASESILGKALNDYANRDEIVVATKVHQQMRQAPNGGGLSRKAILTEIDHSLERLGMDYVDLYIIHRWDYNTPIEETMEALHDVVKSGKARYIGASAMFAWQFAKAQSVAEKNGLTKFVSMQNHLNLLYREEEREMLPLCTDQKIAVTPYSPLASGRLTRDWSATTKRFETDQVAKHKYDTTEAQDRVIVERVAAIAEKYGVERVQVALAWLLQKDQVVAPIIGATKESHLTSAISALDFKLSAEDILSLEEPYIPHHIMGHN; from the coding sequence ATGGATTATGTGAAATTCGGCAATACAGGAATGGATGTTTCACGGATTTGTTTGGGAGCCATGGGATTCGGCAATCCGAATAGCGGCTTCCATAATTGGGTGCTGGAAGAAGAAGAGAGCAGAAAAGTCATAAAAAGTGCGTTGGATTTGGGGATCAATTTCTTTGACACGGCAAACATCTACTCATACGGAGCCAGTGAAAGCATACTCGGGAAAGCCTTGAACGATTACGCCAACCGGGATGAGATCGTGGTGGCGACAAAAGTACATCAGCAGATGCGCCAGGCACCGAACGGAGGGGGCCTTTCCCGCAAAGCAATCCTGACTGAAATCGATCACAGTCTGGAAAGGTTGGGCATGGACTATGTGGACCTTTACATCATCCACCGTTGGGACTACAACACACCAATCGAGGAAACGATGGAAGCCCTGCATGATGTAGTGAAATCCGGCAAAGCCCGCTATATCGGCGCATCCGCCATGTTCGCGTGGCAATTCGCCAAAGCGCAATCTGTTGCCGAAAAAAACGGCCTGACAAAGTTTGTTTCGATGCAGAATCACCTGAATCTCTTGTACCGGGAGGAAGAGCGGGAAATGCTGCCGTTGTGCACGGATCAAAAGATTGCTGTAACGCCATACAGCCCGTTGGCTTCAGGGAGACTCACCCGTGATTGGTCGGCCACTACGAAACGCTTCGAAACGGACCAAGTGGCGAAGCATAAGTATGATACGACCGAAGCGCAGGACCGCGTCATCGTGGAACGGGTTGCAGCGATTGCCGAAAAATATGGCGTCGAGAGGGTTCAGGTTGCTTTGGCTTGGCTGCTGCAGAAGGATCAAGTCGTTGCGCCGATCATCGGAGCCACCAAGGAAAGCCATCTGACCAGCGCTATTTCGGCTCTCGACTTCAAGCTTTCTGCGGAGGACATTCTGTCTCTGGAAGAACCATACATCCCTCATCACATAATGGGGCACAACTAA
- the fabD gene encoding ACP S-malonyltransferase has product MATAFVYSGQGAQYFGMGQELYNEYAVVRTVFDEASATLGYDVAELCFQENDKLHLTEYTQPAILTVSYALDQLLAEKGIQPDFVAGLSLGEYTALVKANAFSFNEAISLVAKRGKYMSEAVPAGRGKMAAVMNAERAVIEESCREASETAYVAPANYNMPTQIVIGGEIEGVNKAIEILESKGVKRIIPLNVSGPFHTALLHPAAEKLEGALSDVTVDEPKIPVVGNTEATIVTRDAIKGLLVRQIESPVLWEDSVRKLVDLGVDTFVEVGPGTTLSKFIKKINKEVAVYNVEDLKSLNKTLEALQK; this is encoded by the coding sequence ATGGCAACAGCTTTTGTCTATAGTGGTCAAGGTGCGCAATACTTCGGTATGGGTCAAGAACTTTATAACGAGTATGCAGTTGTGCGCACTGTTTTTGATGAAGCTTCCGCTACGCTTGGGTACGATGTTGCAGAACTATGTTTCCAAGAGAATGACAAGCTTCATTTAACTGAATATACACAACCAGCAATCTTAACGGTTAGCTACGCCCTTGATCAATTACTAGCTGAAAAGGGAATTCAGCCAGATTTTGTTGCAGGATTGAGCCTCGGAGAATATACAGCACTGGTGAAAGCCAATGCTTTTTCTTTTAATGAGGCTATTTCGCTCGTAGCGAAACGCGGCAAATACATGAGCGAAGCAGTTCCTGCAGGCCGTGGCAAAATGGCTGCGGTCATGAATGCGGAACGCGCTGTGATTGAAGAGTCTTGCCGGGAAGCAAGCGAGACAGCTTATGTCGCGCCAGCCAACTACAACATGCCGACCCAGATCGTCATCGGCGGGGAAATCGAAGGCGTCAATAAAGCCATCGAAATTCTTGAATCCAAAGGCGTGAAACGCATCATCCCGTTGAACGTCAGCGGTCCTTTCCATACAGCCCTGTTGCATCCTGCAGCGGAAAAGTTGGAAGGGGCTTTGTCTGATGTGACTGTCGATGAACCGAAGATACCGGTTGTAGGCAATACCGAAGCGACTATCGTAACAAGGGACGCAATCAAGGGTCTGTTGGTGCGCCAGATCGAATCGCCGGTATTATGGGAAGACAGCGTCCGCAAGCTGGTTGACCTGGGTGTGGACACCTTCGTGGAAGTCGGCCCAGGCACGACTTTAAGCAAATTCATCAAAAAAATCAATAAAGAGGTCGCTGTATACAATGTGGAGGATTTGAAATCCCTCAACAAGACCCTTGAAGCGTTACAAAAATAA
- the fabZ gene encoding 3-hydroxyacyl-ACP dehydratase FabZ — MSLLSAQEVMAIIPNRYPIFFIDKVEELTPGEHIVCYKNVTINEPFFQGHFPGEPVMPGVLIVEALAQAGSIPLLTLPDFKGQTAYLGGLNKVKFRQKVVPGDVVRLQVDIIKLKKFAGIGYGQAFVGDKKVCEVEMTFIIGR; from the coding sequence ATGAGTTTATTAAGTGCACAAGAAGTAATGGCTATCATCCCAAACCGCTACCCGATTTTCTTCATCGACAAAGTTGAAGAATTGACACCAGGCGAACACATCGTCTGCTACAAAAACGTAACAATCAACGAACCTTTCTTCCAAGGACATTTCCCAGGCGAACCAGTAATGCCAGGCGTATTGATCGTTGAAGCGTTGGCGCAAGCTGGTTCTATTCCTTTGTTGACATTACCTGATTTCAAGGGACAAACAGCTTACTTAGGCGGATTGAATAAAGTCAAATTCCGTCAAAAAGTTGTTCCTGGCGATGTTGTTCGCCTTCAAGTTGATATCATCAAATTGAAAAAATTTGCAGGTATCGGTTATGGACAAGCTTTTGTCGGAGACAAAAAAGTTTGTGAAGTTGAAATGACATTCATCATTGGTAGATAA
- the fabF gene encoding beta-ketoacyl-ACP synthase II, translating into MNRVVITGMGAITPLGNTVTEYWDGIKNGKNGITAITKFDASETGVSVAGEVKDFEATLYMDRKEYKRMDLFSQYAVAASAQAVEQSGIDMEKIDADRFGVTIGSGVGGFITMESGIIKMHEKGPKRVPPMFVPMAIGNMAAGNTAIKFGAKGPSMDIVTACASATNSIGEAFRSIKHGYADLMLAGGAEATVCEIGIAGFAALTALSTSTDPDRASIPFDKERNGFVMGEGAGILMLENLDHALERGANILAEVVGYGVTCDAYHMTAPSADGSGAGKAMLQAMKEAGITPAQVDYINAHGTSTAANDSGETAAIKYAFGEEAHNVAISSTKSMTGHLLGAAGGIEAVVCVKAIQDDFMPPTIGFQVADEGCDLDYIPNVGREKEVTYTLSNSLGFGGHNAVLCFKKWEA; encoded by the coding sequence ATGAATCGCGTTGTTATTACAGGTATGGGTGCTATCACACCTTTAGGAAATACAGTCACTGAATATTGGGACGGCATCAAAAACGGTAAAAACGGTATTACTGCCATCACTAAATTTGACGCATCCGAAACGGGCGTTTCTGTCGCAGGCGAAGTGAAAGACTTCGAGGCGACTTTATATATGGACCGCAAAGAATACAAGCGTATGGATCTGTTCTCGCAATATGCGGTAGCAGCCTCTGCTCAAGCCGTGGAACAAAGCGGCATCGACATGGAAAAAATCGATGCGGATCGCTTTGGCGTTACCATCGGCTCAGGTGTCGGCGGTTTCATCACTATGGAATCCGGCATCATCAAAATGCATGAAAAAGGACCGAAACGCGTACCGCCTATGTTCGTACCGATGGCGATCGGAAACATGGCGGCAGGAAATACTGCCATCAAATTCGGCGCTAAAGGACCGAGCATGGACATCGTTACTGCTTGTGCTTCTGCGACAAACTCTATCGGAGAAGCTTTCCGCAGCATCAAGCATGGTTACGCAGATCTGATGCTTGCAGGTGGAGCAGAAGCAACGGTATGCGAAATCGGCATAGCTGGTTTTGCGGCATTGACTGCTTTGTCCACAAGCACTGATCCGGATCGCGCTTCCATTCCTTTCGACAAAGAAAGAAATGGTTTTGTAATGGGTGAAGGTGCCGGCATCTTGATGCTTGAAAATCTTGATCACGCATTGGAACGCGGCGCAAATATCTTGGCTGAAGTTGTCGGATACGGCGTCACTTGTGATGCTTACCATATGACGGCTCCATCTGCTGATGGAAGCGGAGCTGGCAAAGCGATGCTTCAAGCAATGAAAGAAGCAGGCATCACTCCGGCGCAAGTCGATTACATCAACGCTCACGGAACAAGCACAGCAGCAAACGACTCCGGCGAAACAGCTGCCATCAAATACGCATTCGGCGAAGAGGCGCACAACGTCGCTATCTCAAGCACAAAGAGCATGACTGGTCACCTACTGGGCGCTGCCGGTGGTATCGAAGCTGTTGTCTGCGTAAAAGCCATTCAAGATGACTTCATGCCGCCAACAATCGGGTTCCAAGTGGCTGATGAAGGCTGCGATTTGGACTACATCCCGAATGTCGGTCGTGAAAAAGAAGTCACTTACACATTGAGCAACTCTTTGGGCTTCGGCGGCCACAATGCCGTACTATGTTTCAAAAAATGGGAGGCTTAA
- the fabG gene encoding 3-oxoacyl-[acyl-carrier-protein] reductase, translated as MDLKGKTVIVTGSSRGIGEAIAEAYAKRGANIVLNARKPIAEEKVAHLESYGVTVKTILGDVSDFQTAKEIVSQAKELFGSVDVLVNNAGITRDKLIMRMDEEDFDATYQVNLKGTFNMIRHALPLMLKQRAGSIINISSVVGETGNTGQANYAASKAGIIGLTKSVAREAATRGITCNAIAPGFIETEMTDVLSEKIQEQMLTQIPLKRFGKAEEVANTAVFLSENTYITGQTISVNGGMYM; from the coding sequence TTGGATTTAAAAGGAAAGACGGTCATCGTCACTGGTAGTTCAAGAGGAATCGGGGAAGCCATCGCTGAAGCGTATGCGAAACGTGGAGCCAATATCGTTCTGAATGCACGCAAACCGATTGCTGAAGAAAAAGTTGCGCATCTGGAATCTTACGGCGTCACTGTCAAAACAATCTTAGGTGATGTCAGCGATTTTCAGACTGCCAAAGAAATCGTCAGCCAAGCCAAAGAACTTTTCGGTTCCGTTGATGTTTTGGTCAACAATGCAGGGATTACCCGCGACAAATTGATCATGCGCATGGATGAAGAAGACTTCGATGCCACTTATCAAGTGAATCTGAAGGGTACCTTCAATATGATCCGTCACGCTTTGCCGCTTATGTTGAAGCAAAGAGCAGGAAGCATCATCAATATCTCAAGCGTCGTCGGCGAAACCGGAAATACAGGGCAGGCCAACTATGCCGCCAGCAAAGCCGGAATCATCGGATTGACGAAATCTGTCGCCCGTGAAGCTGCGACAAGAGGCATTACATGTAATGCTATTGCGCCAGGTTTCATCGAAACGGAAATGACGGATGTTCTTTCAGAAAAGATTCAGGAACAAATGTTGACGCAAATCCCATTGAAACGATTTGGAAAAGCCGAAGAAGTGGCAAACACTGCTGTCTTCTTAAGTGAGAATACTTATATCACCGGTCAGACCATCAGTGTCAATGGCGGAATGTACATGTAA
- a CDS encoding ribonuclease HI family protein, whose protein sequence is MIKLFVDGAATGKEGYAAIGILIVEDGVQEQIGLPLEDRMDNHRAEFEALLYGLRHLKKQNKQDQLVFCYTDSKLVAESIRKKYTKKAEHKLYLEEALQDLAAFPNFYLEWIPEKENKGADNLAKKALYQLIKKKK, encoded by the coding sequence TTGATAAAATTATTTGTGGATGGGGCGGCTACCGGAAAAGAAGGCTATGCAGCCATCGGGATTTTGATCGTTGAGGACGGCGTACAAGAGCAGATAGGTTTGCCTTTAGAGGACAGAATGGATAATCATCGGGCCGAATTCGAAGCGCTCCTGTATGGTTTGCGTCATCTGAAAAAACAAAACAAACAGGACCAGCTCGTTTTTTGTTACACCGACAGTAAACTCGTTGCTGAGTCGATCCGGAAAAAGTATACAAAAAAAGCGGAACACAAATTGTATCTGGAGGAGGCATTGCAGGATTTGGCTGCATTCCCAAATTTTTATTTGGAATGGATTCCGGAAAAGGAAAACAAAGGGGCAGATAATCTCGCCAAAAAAGCGCTGTATCAGCTTATCAAAAAGAAAAAATGA
- the accD gene encoding acetyl-CoA carboxylase, carboxyltransferase subunit beta, protein MKLFRKRPYIPIAQVPASKADVQKPIVPEGLWEKCPNCQKTIYSKDLGKDKVCPHCAYNFRISAYERISNIVDEGSFDEWNVLMPEENPLAFPGYENKLKIAKEKTGLDEAVVTGAAFINKHKVALCVMDSNFIMASMGKVVGEKLTLAFERATSEKLPIIVFTASGGARMQEGIMSLMQMAKVSVAVSNHSKAGLLYITVLTDPTTGGVTASFAMQGDIILAETGATVGFAGKRVIEQTIKAKLPDGFQTAEKVLENGFIDKIVARKDLKRALQHLLLLHAPAEKAGEVQ, encoded by the coding sequence ATGAAATTATTTCGTAAGCGTCCTTACATTCCGATAGCCCAAGTTCCCGCTTCAAAAGCAGACGTTCAGAAACCGATCGTTCCTGAAGGCTTATGGGAAAAATGCCCGAATTGTCAAAAGACGATCTACAGCAAGGATTTGGGGAAAGATAAAGTATGCCCTCATTGTGCCTATAATTTCAGGATTTCGGCCTATGAACGTATTTCCAATATCGTTGATGAAGGTTCTTTTGATGAATGGAACGTGCTCATGCCCGAAGAAAATCCATTGGCTTTTCCGGGGTATGAGAACAAACTGAAGATTGCCAAAGAAAAAACGGGACTTGACGAGGCGGTTGTAACCGGCGCGGCATTCATCAATAAGCATAAAGTTGCTTTGTGTGTGATGGATTCGAACTTTATCATGGCAAGCATGGGGAAAGTTGTCGGCGAGAAGCTGACGCTCGCGTTTGAACGCGCAACGTCAGAAAAGCTCCCGATCATCGTCTTCACGGCTTCGGGCGGCGCCAGAATGCAAGAGGGCATCATGTCCTTGATGCAGATGGCGAAAGTCAGCGTTGCAGTCTCCAATCACAGTAAAGCAGGACTGTTGTACATCACAGTCCTGACCGATCCGACGACTGGGGGCGTAACGGCCAGCTTTGCGATGCAAGGGGATATCATCCTGGCGGAAACTGGCGCGACTGTCGGGTTCGCCGGCAAACGCGTCATCGAACAGACAATCAAAGCGAAATTGCCTGATGGCTTCCAGACAGCTGAAAAGGTGCTGGAAAACGGCTTTATCGACAAAATTGTAGCCAGAAAAGATTTAAAGAGAGCATTGCAGCATCTTTTGCTGTTGCATGCTCCTGCAGAAAAGGCGGGTGAAGTGCAGTGA
- a CDS encoding cold-shock protein has product MEFGKVKWFNNDKGYGFIELDQQDDDIFVHFTGIAGEGFKRLEEGQRVQFDIAEGVRGPQATNVIVLAES; this is encoded by the coding sequence ATGGAATTTGGCAAAGTAAAGTGGTTCAATAATGATAAAGGGTATGGTTTTATTGAACTCGACCAACAGGATGACGACATTTTCGTACATTTTACCGGTATAGCTGGAGAAGGCTTCAAAAGACTTGAAGAGGGGCAACGCGTTCAGTTCGATATCGCTGAAGGCGTAAGAGGACCACAGGCCACAAATGTGATCGTCTTGGCAGAATCATAA